The following proteins are co-located in the Armatimonadota bacterium genome:
- a CDS encoding ABC transporter permease, which yields MAAADSYHGSGGPVTTTVTSATISVPRVGGLRRALYAVRGRAYPRVVGAMREPSWLFYDIVLPLLGAVAFVFVYRALGAPPRFTGYVIMGGATLAFWMNVMWNMAAQFYWEKHQGNLELYLAAPCGLVPILLGMAVGGLLGTSVRAVVVVLTGALLFQAPLPVSSWPAFAAIVLLGLVALYGLGMVFSSLFLLWGREAWHTVQLLQEPVYLVSGFYFPVRALGPWVGMVASLIPITLALDGLRQVMFPGVHPALAPLAWEVGGLAVLAVLFTALALRVLRLMELLARREGRLSFRW from the coding sequence ATGGCAGCGGCGGACAGTTACCACGGCAGCGGAGGGCCGGTCACCACGACCGTGACGAGCGCGACGATCTCCGTCCCCCGCGTCGGCGGCCTGCGCCGCGCCCTCTACGCGGTGCGCGGGCGGGCCTACCCGCGCGTCGTGGGGGCGATGCGGGAGCCCTCCTGGCTCTTCTACGACATCGTCCTGCCCCTGCTTGGCGCGGTGGCCTTCGTCTTCGTCTACCGGGCCCTCGGCGCGCCGCCGCGCTTCACCGGCTACGTCATCATGGGCGGGGCCACGCTGGCCTTCTGGATGAACGTCATGTGGAACATGGCCGCCCAGTTCTACTGGGAGAAGCACCAGGGCAACCTGGAGCTCTACCTGGCCGCGCCCTGCGGGCTCGTGCCCATCCTGCTCGGGATGGCGGTGGGCGGGCTGCTGGGGACCTCGGTACGGGCGGTGGTGGTCGTGCTCACCGGGGCGCTCCTCTTCCAGGCGCCGCTGCCGGTGAGCTCCTGGCCGGCCTTTGCCGCCATCGTCCTCCTAGGCCTGGTGGCGCTCTACGGGCTGGGGATGGTCTTCAGCAGCCTCTTCCTCCTCTGGGGGAGGGAGGCCTGGCACACCGTGCAGCTGCTGCAGGAGCCGGTCTACCTGGTGAGCGGGTTCTACTTCCCGGTGCGCGCGCTCGGGCCATGGGTGGGGATGGTGGCGTCGCTCATCCCCATCACCCTGGCGCTGGACGGCCTGCGCCAGGTGATGTTCCCCGGCGTCCACCCTGCGCTGGCGCCGCTGGCGTGGGAGGTGGGCGGACTCGCCGTGCTGGCGGTGCTCTTCACCGCCCTGGCCCTGCGCGTGCTGCGGCTGATGGAGCTCCTGGCCCGGCGCGAGGGGCGCCTCTCCTTCCGCTGGTGA
- a CDS encoding ABC transporter permease produces the protein MAAPPRSRLASALRAVRMGAWLGWQVQANWTDPLLFFIYSIARPLGGALILVFMFAVVAGGRRGPLLDFFLVGAALWPYVVWTMQGLGWAVLEEREHFKMIRYVYTAPIPFWAFLVGRGLSMTLTGLAPMLITLLLGVVALDLPLVFSPERAAYALAAFLLGLAGLVAMGLLLVGVVFLISGEAWRLPEAVGAALYLLSGAIFPVTVLPGWLQGPARVVPVTWWLEAMRRALLPAGHPRSFPALDDGAVLALLGLTVALAALMGGLVYQAGLWSARRRGILDAETHY, from the coding sequence GTGGCAGCTCCGCCGCGCTCCAGGCTGGCCAGCGCCCTCCGTGCCGTGCGCATGGGCGCCTGGCTGGGCTGGCAGGTGCAGGCCAACTGGACCGACCCGCTCCTCTTCTTCATCTACTCCATCGCCAGGCCGCTCGGCGGCGCGCTCATCCTCGTCTTCATGTTTGCCGTCGTGGCCGGCGGTCGGCGCGGGCCCCTGCTCGACTTCTTCCTGGTGGGCGCGGCGCTGTGGCCCTACGTCGTCTGGACCATGCAGGGGCTCGGGTGGGCGGTGCTGGAGGAGCGCGAGCACTTCAAGATGATCCGCTACGTCTACACCGCGCCCATCCCGTTCTGGGCCTTCCTGGTCGGGCGCGGGCTGAGCATGACGCTCACCGGGCTCGCCCCCATGCTCATCACCCTGCTCCTCGGAGTGGTGGCGCTGGACCTGCCGCTCGTCTTCTCGCCCGAGCGCGCCGCCTACGCGCTCGCCGCCTTCCTCCTGGGCCTGGCCGGCCTCGTGGCCATGGGCCTCCTGCTCGTGGGAGTGGTCTTCCTCATCTCGGGCGAGGCCTGGCGGCTGCCCGAGGCGGTGGGGGCGGCGCTCTACCTGCTCTCGGGGGCGATCTTCCCGGTGACCGTCCTCCCGGGATGGCTGCAGGGTCCGGCCCGGGTCGTCCCGGTCACCTGGTGGCTGGAGGCGATGCGGCGGGCGCTGCTGCCCGCCGGCCACCCGCGCTCCTTCCCCGCCCTGGACGATGGTGCGGTGCTGGCGCTGCTCGGCCTGACCGTGGCGCTGGCCGCGCTCATGGGAGGGCTGGTCTACCAGGCCGGGCTCTGGAGCGCCCGGCGCCGCGGGATCCTGGACGCGGAGACGCACTACTGA
- a CDS encoding ABC transporter ATP-binding protein gives MALDRVSLEVQEGELFGLLGPNGAGKTTLIKVLVTLLLPTAGRALVDGFDVVRQAPQVRERISVVSGGEHSGYGLLTVREQLWMFAQFYGIPTRQALARIDELLAVVGLTEERDRKVQQLSTGMRQKMNLVRGLLPDPRILFLDEPTLGLDVEVARVIRAYVQQWPRERAGRTILLTTHYMAEAEELCDRIAIIHQGRIIACDTPAGLKRAAAQGAYFLLDTERLDGAGFLEALPGVERVHAATLDGHTEIRLHLRDDGAIAEVVAALARRGRRILRLQKVEPSLEEAFIALVGRRLEEADQPT, from the coding sequence GTGGCCCTGGACCGGGTCTCCCTGGAGGTGCAGGAGGGGGAGCTGTTCGGCCTGCTGGGGCCCAACGGGGCAGGGAAGACCACGCTCATCAAAGTGCTGGTGACCCTGCTCCTGCCCACGGCGGGGCGGGCCCTGGTCGACGGCTTCGACGTCGTCCGCCAGGCTCCGCAGGTGCGCGAGCGCATCAGCGTCGTCTCGGGCGGAGAGCACTCGGGGTACGGGCTGCTCACCGTCCGCGAGCAGCTCTGGATGTTCGCCCAGTTCTATGGCATCCCCACCCGGCAGGCGCTGGCCCGCATCGACGAGCTGCTGGCCGTGGTGGGCCTGACCGAAGAGCGGGACCGCAAGGTGCAGCAGCTCAGCACGGGGATGCGGCAGAAGATGAACCTGGTGCGGGGGCTGCTGCCCGACCCGCGGATCCTCTTCCTCGACGAACCGACGCTGGGCCTGGACGTGGAGGTGGCCCGGGTGATCCGCGCCTACGTGCAGCAGTGGCCTCGTGAACGGGCGGGCCGCACCATCCTGCTCACCACCCACTACATGGCCGAGGCGGAGGAGCTGTGCGACCGCATCGCCATCATCCACCAGGGGCGCATCATCGCCTGCGACACGCCGGCGGGGCTCAAGCGCGCGGCGGCGCAGGGCGCCTACTTCCTCCTGGACACGGAGCGCCTCGACGGCGCGGGCTTCCTGGAAGCCCTCCCCGGGGTGGAGCGGGTACACGCCGCCACCCTCGACGGCCATACCGAGATCCGCCTCCACCTGCGCGACGACGGTGCCATCGCCGAGGTGGTGGCCGCGCTCGCGCGCCGGGGGCGGCGCATCCTGCGGCTGCAGAAGGTGGAGCCCAGCCTGGAGGAGGCCTTCATCGCCCTGGTGGGCCGCCGGCTGGAGGAGGCGGACCAGCCGACGTGA